A window of the Scleropages formosus chromosome 5, fSclFor1.1, whole genome shotgun sequence genome harbors these coding sequences:
- the LOC108942192 gene encoding pleckstrin homology-like domain family A member 1 produces the protein MLEGGGGGGGAVLKEGLVEKRSDGLFQLWKKKRCVLTEDGLQLHHPKKCQQHRYPQPTHGPAPPARSRQRVPEPGKIKELPFSSIKTVDCVERKDKYVYFTVVTTEGKEIDFRCAQDEGWNAEITVRMVQYKNKQAILAVKSTRQKQQQLLVVPQKAA, from the coding sequence ATGCTggagggcggcggcggcggcggcggcgcggtgCTCAAAGAGGGACTCGTGGAGAAGCGCAGCGACGGCTTGTTCCAGCTGTGGAAGAAGAAGCGCTGCGTGCTCACGGAGGACGGGCTCCAGCTCCATCACCCCAAGAAGTGCCAGCAGCACCGCTACCCGCAGCCGACGCACGGTCCCGCTCCTCCTGCGCGCTCCCGCCAGCGCGTCCCCGAGCCCGGCAAGATCAAAGAGCTGCCCTTCTCCAGCATCAAGACGGTGGACTGCGTGGAGAGGAAGGACAAGTACGTGTACTTCACCGTGGTCACCACGGAGGGCAAGGAGATCGACTTCCGGTGTGCGCAGGACGAGGGCTGGAACGCGGAGATCACGGTGCGGATGGTGCAGTACAAGAACAAGCAAGCGATCCTGGCCGTCAAGTCCACGcggcagaagcagcagcagctcctcgtGGTGCCGCAGAAGGCGGCGTGA
- the LOC108942364 gene encoding nucleosome assembly protein 1-like 1, translating into MADNDNKDQAEMDPADMEDVEEVEEEETGEDANSKARQLTVQMMQNPQVLAALQERLDGLVGSPSGYMESLPKVVKRRVNALKNLQVKCAQIEAKFYEEVHELERKYAALYQPLFDKRSDIIKAAYEPTDEECEWKADEEEKLTEEMKEKAKVEEEKKDEEKEDPKGIPEFWLTVFKNVDLLSEMLQEHDEPILKHLQDIKVKFSDPGQPMSFTLEFYFEPNDFFANQVLTKTYKMRSEPDEADPFSFDGPEIMGCTGCQIDWTKGKNVTLKTIKKKQKHKGRGTVRTITKTVPNDSFFNFFSPPEVPENGELDEDSEAILAADFEIGHFLRERIIPRAVLYFTGEAIEDDDDDYDEEGEEADDEEGEEEADEENDPDYDPKKDANPPAECKQQ; encoded by the exons ATGGCAGACAACGACAA TAAAGACCAGGCCGAGATGGACCCAGCAGACATGGAAGAtgtggaggaggtggaagaggaggagacgggagaagatgcaaacagCAAAG CTCGCCAGCTCACGGTGCAAATGATGCAGAACCCCCAGGTCCTGGCAGCGCTGCAGGAGCGGCTGGATGGTCTTGTTGGTTCGCCGTCGGGCTACATGGAGAG TTTACCCAAAGTGGTAAAGCGACGTGTGAATGCCCTCAAGAACCTCCAAGTGAAATGTGCCCAGATTGAAGCCAAGTTTTACGAAGAAGTCCATGAGCTGGAAAGGAAGTACGCTGCCCTCTATCAGCCGCTTTTTGACAAG CGCAGCGACATCATCAAAGCAGCATACGAGCCCACGGACGAGGAGTGCGAATGGAAGGCCGATGAGGAGGAAAAGCTAACG GAGGAGATGAAGGAAAAAGCTAAAgtggaagaggagaagaaagatgAGGAAAAGGAGGACCCCAAGGGTATCCCAGAGTTCTGGCTGACAGTCTTCAAGAATGTTGACCTGCTCAGTGAAATGCTGCAG GAACACGACGAGCCCATTCTCAAGCACTTGCAGGATATCAAAGTGAAATTCTCGGACCCAGGGCAACCAATG AGTTTTACATTGGAATTTTACTTTGAACCCAACGACTTCTTTGCAAACCAAGTGCTGACCAAAACGTACAAGATGCGTTCGGAGCCAGACGAGGCAGATCCGTTCTCCTTTGACGGTCCAGAAATCATGGGTTGCACTGG CTGCCAGATCGACTGGACAAAGGGCAAGAACGTCACACTAAAGACCataaagaagaagcagaagcatAAGGGTCGCGGTACAGTGCGAACGATCACCAAAACGGTGCCCAATGACTCGTTCTTCAACTTCTTTTCTCCACCAGAAG TCCCAGAAAATGGAGAGTTG GACGAGGACTCGGAAGCGATCCTTGCAGCCGACTTTGAAATCGGACACTTCCTGCGCGAGCGCATCATTCCGAGAGCGGTGCTCTACTTCACAGGCGAGGCCATCgaggatgatgacgatgat TATGATGAGGAGGGGGAGGAAGCAGACGACGAG GAGGGTGAGGAAGAAGCAGATGAAGAGAATGATCCAGACTATGATCCCAAG AAGGATGCGAACCCACCAGCTGAGTGTAAACAGCAATGA